The following DNA comes from Pomacea canaliculata isolate SZHN2017 linkage group LG10, ASM307304v1, whole genome shotgun sequence.
GAGGATAACTACATTAACTTACAGACTGTGGTGCCTGAATGTTCATGTTTACAAGAAGCACGTATTTCAAAACCACAACTCTTCTCTGCCCGATGAGCGGAAGAACTGAGAGAAGCCGCGCATGTGCAGTCAATACTTCATGTCAACCAATCAAAAATCCGCCATCTTTCTTTCGCTTGAAATTGTGATAGCCTTTCTCATTCAAATCCCTAGGTTTGTGGAGTTTGTTGTCATCTGTACTTGCTGGTAGTAGGCCAGTTTCTTAACACTGTATTAGGTGACAGTTTTGATCTTAGATGTTTTAGTATTTATTGCCAGATTATCCTCGTTAAACATTCTCTTCTTTGTTCTCATTGGTGGCCCGGCTGGGCAAATGATTGGGTGTACATGTCTGACCGATTTATTGGTCCAAAATGTTTGTTGGCAAACATGTGCTCTTATAACTTTCTTAAGCGGGATGTTTATAACTTATTAAGTATACTTCCGTGttgtgataaataaacagagGTTTTATTTTCGGTCTGTACGCTATCGTTTTCCCAATAAATCTTGCATCAGACAGGTCACCAATCTATAATATTGGTATGCAACTTCATGACAAATAAAGGCTTCCTTCTGGAACAGAACTTTTCGTAAATGAAAAAGATGGCAGATTTTGATTCGAATGTGtgttccccaccccacctcaacTTTATATCAACAGCCTAAATGCAGCTTAAATGTCGGCGCCAGTTTTTTGCTTGCATTCAAAATAACATAGCTTTAATCAGTAAGCTTTTGAAAATAACATCTAATTCAGAAATCAGTGAGTATATTAATGGAGAGATATGGGATGAGAGAGATGCACTTGAATGATGTGGAGAACTTGGTAACCGGACAAAAGAAGTGCTGAGCCTTCATTATAATAGTTAACTAGGTCATAAATTGCTGTTCAGATGATACAAACAAGAAATCTTTCATAAACATTCATTAAATCacatttgtttgtacttttcaGTAATAAAAAATGGCAACCGATCAGGCTTTCAGTGCTGCTACTGGAGAGGCAACACAAATGCTTCAAGAGTTTTGGCCAACAGTTATTCAGCAGATACGTAGCCTTACCAATGTAAGTGATcatactacaaaaaaaaaaaagtcttgccTAAGGGCAGCTTAGAATACTTCCTGTGGGAATGAGGAGACTTAGCAGCATCTTCTCATGCTGGCATAATTTtaagctatattttttaatgcatctCAGATCTGTAATATGAACTTAATAAGAAATTATTACATCACACTTTGCCTTCTTTCAATTCAGAGATGTAATGGATAACTAATGGtgatgataaatttatttatgacCTAATAAGTGTACTGACTAAAGTATTCGTATAAATGATAGTTACTGGATTTATGCTTATACGTAGTGATATGTTTTAACTGTTCATTAATTAATCATTCAGTAATCAATTATAATTCAATATATGCGTTAGTCAACTACTTCGTTGCAAAAAAGCGGATCCAAACCTTAATGTACGGACAACGgacattctccctctgtgctgctaagggactccaaggctacatttaaacgctctctgaaaacatatctgttcactaaatactatccctgaattactattcttaacccCTTGgcaatattgtctgtcatgctaaTCATCATGTAATGACTCCATCTCACACTGTTTAttgtatctacatcccttcatatcTTCATCCGTTGCTTTGCGTTCTACTCTTGTATCTCATCTGTATGTAGTTCAGTGTGCCTGTTATGGAcatcactgtccactggctgttatttttcatttatcagtATCGATCTGCACAGAGAATGCAATCTGTCTTGATCGTGATGCTGCCCTTTATAAgttaccattattattatttttaagtatttaaaaatatatagacaTCAAAATAAATGATGTCCCGTTTCTTTTGTACTGAAATTAATTTTCCTAGAGAGTGTTCATTGTAAAGGGGCAAattctattttctgtttttacacTGATAATCtatgcatttgttttctctttttctgagATGGGAAAATGAGGCTGTGGCCATAGATataagatgtttttcttttccaggaTAATTTCAAGAATCAGGAGTTGCCACttgcaagaattaaaaaaataatgaaacttgATGAAGATGTGAAGGTGAGTAATAGCTATTAAATGCTATGTCTTCCAAAAATTACAATCAgtcttttttcctttgcttttctCTAAATGACAATACTGAAAGATGTCGCAGAACATACAATATAGAAAAACACAAGCGTCCTTCCTGATCCAGAAAATAGAAAGTGAgatgggaaaaaatatatatatataatttttttaacctagATGATAAGTGCAGAGGCTCCCGTCCTGTTTGCTAAGGCAGCAGAGATTTTTGTGAGTGAACTTTCCTTGAGGGCATGGATTCATACAGAGGACAACAAACGAAGAACATTGCAGGTAAAAtctgctcatcttccttttgcaaaattatGATACTCTCAATCCTTGTTACTTGGATACTCTTTaccaggggtgcccaacctacagccAGCAGGCCACATCCGGCCTGCAAAGGAGCCTCATCCGACCCTCTCATTTTAGCCAGAcacaatataattttatttttaacatcatgcttctggcaaaaccaccatgttctggcccaagagattttatatcatgtccagttcAACCCTCAAGcgaaaaaaggttgggcaccactgctctgtatgtttttatatttgtctttttttgtcatcGTAACTGTTTATTCTTCGGTTGTTAACATATTGTTTGCTTGTTCCTCTATCCCATTGTATGTTGCCCATATCTCGTTCTTCtccttaagcactaagagcatgctccttaggagtgtgagtatgtgctatacaaattttgcatttattattattatatagtaAAACAagccttttctgtttttgttttaacaatttTGAGATAAGTTCTTTTTACAGTGGGGAAGTGTTGCtatcaaatattttctgattaGTAATGAGCTTTTTTGTAATTAGGTTAGCAATTATCTAATGTTATTTTTCAGTTGCTATAATGATCAGTATTTTTTGGAAATCTTCTCTTTAAGAAGGCATTTCTCATATGGATGAAAATTGTTGCCTTAAATTGGTTTGTCTTTACAGAGAAATGACATTGCTATGGCAATTTCCAAGTTTGATCAGTTTGACTTTCTTATTGACATTGTACCACGAGATGAACTGAAACCAGCCAAGcgacaggtttgtgacataataataaatactgatCATTTGTAGAGTACCTTTCCCTACCGTCAAAGGTGAGCTTAAAGTGCttaacatgcatacatacaaagGTGCACgtatgtacacacactcacacacgcaaggttgagaaaacagaaatacataGAGAAAACTATAGTTGGTTAGGCCTATAAACAGGTGTAAAGCTGTCATGTCGAGAGAGAGGTATGCTGGTACTGAGAACATTGTCAGATAACAAATGAGTAATTGAGTAATTTCATATTCTGTGAACATGTCATCTGTTTTTATCTATCAAGAATTTTTTATGTGTTggtatattaaaaataacaagtttATGTTCCATCCTTGTGTTTTCAATGAACAAAAATGTCTGTTCCTATAGGAAGAGACTGTTCGAACCTCAGCCTCTCTGCCAGACCAGATCCAGTACTATCTCCAGCTTGCTCAGCAGcaaacacagcagcagcagcagcagcagcaacaggtgcagcagcagcagcagcagcagcaggttaCACAGGTTCAGCAGGTGCCACAACAAGTACAGGTCCAGCAGTCAGTGCAGGTACAACCGCAGGTAGTGACCCAGACTGCACAGCCTGTGCAGCAGATTGTTTCACAAGCAACACCTGTTCAACAAACTGCCACAGTCCATTTGTCAGGTGAGGGGAATAAAGAATGTGGTAGATAGcttcaaaaaatcaaaaaaaggTCAGctcaaaataggaaaaaatattctgcatttATCTGCTTGTGAGTGGCAGCTACTCATGCAGTGAATTGCTGTGGGCCATTTTTTTAAGactaaatataataaaattgatCTCTTAAAACCAAAACATTCCACCAGATTTCAATCCTACATTGTTCAGAATAACTATGAGTGATTAAACATGCGCAGAATGTGCCTAGTGTGATGCAACTTTAAGTCATGTTATCTTTTTTCAGGTGGACAAATTATCCAGCAACCATTCCAGATACAAGTTGGAGGCCAGACAGCAACAACTTTGCCATTTGctgtatgtttatgtaataAACAAGTTAAAGTTatgtgttgaaaatgttttttaaggAAGAAAGTAGACTCAAAATCTATTCCTGAATATTGTGTGAGGAACCATAATCTCTATCCAGTACTTGTCAACTCTGTTAACACAGACTTTGTGTTAGCAGTGTCTTAATGTAGACTTTGTTTAAACTTCTATGCCCAATTGATATCATTGTTCCATTACCACTATTTTTACATATGTACATTCTGAGTGAAGAGGAATCAACTTTATTAGCTTTTCTTTGGTGAAATAGTTTAGCTGTTTTTCTCTCACTTCATATACAGAGCGTTGCAGGGCAGCCTCAGATTGTGCAGCTTCAGACTGCTCAAGGTCAGCAGCTTGGGCAGGTGCAGCAAGTCATGACCTCTTCTATGCAGCCAGCACAGACTGCCGTGGTGTCGCAAATACCTGCACAAGTTGCAGCATCTGTTATGCACCCAACTACACAGGTGTATCAACAGGTGGTTGCaccatcaggggaagtccatAATGTACCTGTAAGttgctttttttcaatttcttccAGACTTTAGCAGCTGAATAAATATGTCCATTAGtcacttttttgtgatgtttattctTGAACATTGAAGTATAATTCTgtttaaacagattttattttgtagatgtTGGTTTCTGCTAAAATGTGTGTAAGAGCATAAAGTTAAACTATCAATCAGTTGTCATTACATTCGGATTTTTCATGGCCAAATGTAGTCAGTAACCAGCAGCTTTAAAAAACTGACATAGACAGGGAGCAAggttttaatattattttaaagcattagGTCTTCAGATGAAACTGCCAAGTAATTGTGTTGCATGAAGGtgtctgattttattttagattCACCTGACACCACAGCAGCTCCAGTCAATTCAGATGCAGCTTACTGGAAAGTCAACAGCCCAGAGCATTGTCATTCAGTCCAGCCAGCCTCTCCAAGCTCAAGCTGACCAGATAGCACAAATCACACAGGTATCATCAGGCTGGAGGCTTTTGTTTCCTCATGACATTAGAAAAATTGTTGCGGACAATTGCTATCCACCTTCCTTCTGACATTTAAATCAGTTTGTGCAAAggcttatattttaaaattgtccAATCTTTCATGAACCATGAAGGTTAAGTCATGTGAAAATAAGCCTAATGTTGCTGGAAAGTAAATACACTGTATCAAATAAAGGATGATTCTTTCCCCagtttgatttctttaaaagatagGAATGAGgtaatacacatgcacatagcATGATGCATGTCATATCAGGTGGTTTAACCACTATATTACCAGCCTCCCTGTGTGCAGTATAACAGTACTGTTAttcagatttgaggaaataagCATTTTTgtgataagaaaattaaatcatttgattatttttatgtatgtctttttatttttacaaatttttttttataaatttaggGGAAATtagttcatttgttttccttattttaaaaaatgagtccTAAAAAACAAGGAGTTTAattgaaaaattctttgaaattGTCTGTTGTAAATGTCATTTCAGCCCATTTACCAGATTCAGCAGTTGCCAGTTGGACAGCATCCCCAGCAAATTTTCATTCAGCAAGCGGCACCTGATGGAGACGTTGATCAGACAGAGGTACAAGAGGCaacatgaacataaaaatagtaccatgagagaaaaaggaatctttttaaaggaaggagagaaagaaagcaaagatcTGATCTATCTGTGGTCTGAAGCAGTGGGTTGAGAGACCGGAACCTTGCCATTTAAATAAGCGCTGCTGGAAATCATTGTTTTGTATGAATCTGTATTAACAGTGATGTTTAAAATAGTTCAAGATCTTCCATGAAATCATATTTTACAGAAGTCTTCTAACGTTTTTTAATGAATGCAATTTTTGAAGAATATAgcaatgttaaaaagaaaaaaaacttatcttcTTAGTATGTTAGACAATGGCTTGTATGTTTTCATGGAAATATTTAACTCCTTTTTGATTTGTGGCATTTAATAAAGCTTGAAATTGGCTtaaacagcagaaaagaaatGCTTAATGGATGTCATTTTTCACCACGGAacatttttaactattttttcatCTCGATCATTTGTAAaatgaagtaaatatttaaatgttgtaaagatgtttgatttaaaaaggaATTAACAAACCTCAGTAGTTGAGATGCAAGGACATTTGTTGCTTACATTTTCCCCCTCTTAATGATGATGCACATAATTTGAGGCAGCAGCACATGTACACATCAGAACATATTTCTATTGTACTGCAGAT
Coding sequences within:
- the LOC112574091 gene encoding nuclear transcription factor Y subunit gamma-like, translating into MATDQAFSAATGEATQMLQEFWPTVIQQIRSLTNDNFKNQELPLARIKKIMKLDEDVKMISAEAPVLFAKAAEIFVSELSLRAWIHTEDNKRRTLQRNDIAMAISKFDQFDFLIDIVPRDELKPAKRQEETVRTSASLPDQIQYYLQLAQQQTQQQQQQQQQVQQQQQQQQVTQVQQVPQQVQVQQSVQVQPQVVTQTAQPVQQIVSQATPVQQTATVHLSGGQIIQQPFQIQVGGQTATTLPFASVAGQPQIVQLQTAQGQQLGQVQQVMTSSMQPAQTAVVSQIPAQVAASVMHPTTQVYQQVVAPSGEVHNVPIHLTPQQLQSIQMQLTGKSTAQSIVIQSSQPLQAQADQIAQITQPIYQIQQLPVGQHPQQIFIQQAAPDGDVDQTEVQEAT